In one Zonotrichia albicollis isolate bZonAlb1 chromosome 14, bZonAlb1.hap1, whole genome shotgun sequence genomic region, the following are encoded:
- the LOC106629296 gene encoding UDP-N-acetylglucosamine transferase subunit ALG13 isoform X1, with product MKSVFVTVGTTSFDELIATARSPPALQALQSRGYQRLVLQVGRGSLPQPSSSPAVAVEAFRFKESLAEDLQSADLVISHAGAGSCLETLEKGKPLIVVINDKLMNNHQLELAKQLHRDGCVLYCNCSTLVETLQSMDLSALKPFPPGQPEKFASFLDKVFGLQ from the exons ATGAAGTCCGTGTTCGTCACCGTGGGCACCACCAGCTTCGATGAGCTGATCGCCACAGCCCGCTCCCCGCCCGCGCTGCAG GCGCTGCAGAGCCGCGGCTACCagaggctggtgctgcaggtgggcCGGGGCTCGCTGccgcagcccagcagcagcccagccgtGGCGGTGGAAGCGTTCCGGTTCAAGGAGTCGCTGGCTGAGGACCTGCAGAGCGCAGACCTGGTCATCAGCCACGCAG GTGCTGGTAGCTGCCTGGAGACTctagagaaaggaaaaccaCTAATAGTAGTAATAAATGACAAGCTGATGAACAACCATCAGCTTGAGCTGGccaaacagctgcacagagatgGCTGTGTCCTGTACTGTAACTGCAG CACTCTTGTGGAGACGCTGCAGTCGATGGACTTGTCAGCTTTGAAACCTTTTCCTCCTGGACAGCCAGAAAAGTTTGCTTCATTCTTGGATAAAGTGTTTGGGTTGcaataa
- the LOC106629296 gene encoding UDP-N-acetylglucosamine transferase subunit ALG13 isoform X2: protein MNNHQLELAKQLHRDGCVLYCNCSTLVETLQSMDLSALKPFPPGQPEKFASFLDKVFGLQ from the exons ATGAACAACCATCAGCTTGAGCTGGccaaacagctgcacagagatgGCTGTGTCCTGTACTGTAACTGCAG CACTCTTGTGGAGACGCTGCAGTCGATGGACTTGTCAGCTTTGAAACCTTTTCCTCCTGGACAGCCAGAAAAGTTTGCTTCATTCTTGGATAAAGTGTTTGGGTTGcaataa
- the SERTM2 gene encoding serine-rich and transmembrane domain-containing 2 encodes MTEIYFKFRGNLTGRVHLPTLATEVDTTADKYSGLYVYVGLFLTLLALLLILLFSMLLRLKHVVSPITSPESTENVQHFTDVEMHSRIPTT; translated from the coding sequence ATGACTGAGATTTATTTCAAGTTCCGCGGGAACCTGACTGGCCGTGTCCACCTTCCAACCCTGGCTACTGAAGTAGACACAACAGCAGACAAATATTCTGGCCTCTATGTGTACGTGGGGCTGTTCCTAACCCTGCTGGCTCTCCTCCTGATCCTGCTCTTCTCCATGCTCCTGCGCCTCAAGCACGTTGTGTCCCCCATCACCTCCCCAGAGAGCACTGAGAACGTGCAGCACTTCACGGACGTGGAAATGCACAGCAGGATCCCCACCACGTAG